The Podospora pseudocomata strain CBS 415.72m chromosome 1 map unlocalized CBS415.72m_1, whole genome shotgun sequence genome has a segment encoding these proteins:
- a CDS encoding uncharacterized protein (EggNog:ENOG503P83D; COG:S) — protein sequence MKFSTPIALLAVAAVDAAVVQEDKRWCNTEGQACNTVARAAEAFTNAIKASGVVARDDSAAAQVAARQVDQLALAISASQADPITFYTALGLGDQFTLEEKPHAEKREAAPQWCLRFVGQSCWKRNAAPEDVKRCTAEDGACTKAKRAAEAVINAIEASADNLAKREAAPQWCLRFVGQSCWKRNAAPEAACNAPDGACTKATRDIHAMYNAARHIIDASA from the coding sequence atgaAGTTTTCCACCCCCATCGCTCTCCTCGCCGTCGCTGCCGTCGACGCCGCTGTTGTCCAGGAGGACAAGCGCTGGTGCAACACCGAGGGCCAGGCCTGCAACACCGTTGCCCGCGCCGCCGAGGCTTtcaccaacgccatcaagGCCTCCGGCGTCGTTGCCCGTGACGACTCCGCCGCCGCTCAGGTCGCCGCCCGCCAGGTCGACCAgctcgccctcgccatctccgcctcccAGGCCGACCCCATCACCTTCTACAccgccctcggcctcggtgacCAGTTCACCCTCGAGGAGAAGCCCCACGCCGAGAAGCGCGAGGCCGCCCCCCAGTGGTGCCTCCGTTTCGTCGGCCAGTCCTGCTGGAAGCGCAACGCCGCCCCCGAGGACGTCAAGCGGTGCACCGCCGAGGACGGCGCCTGCACCAAGGCCAAGcgcgccgccgaggccgtcatcaacgccatcGAGGCTTCCGCCGACAACCTCGCCAAGCGTGAGGCCGCCCCCCAGTGGTGCCTCCGTTTCGTCGGCCAGTCCTGCTGGAAGCGCAACGCCGCCCCCGAGGCTGCCTGCAACGCCCCCGACGGCGCCTGCACCAAGGCCACCCGCGACATCCACGCCATGTACAACGCTGCCCGCCACATCATCGATGCCTCCGCTTAA
- the FMP32 gene encoding Protein fmp32, mitochondrial (EggNog:ENOG503P09U; COG:S) yields MTAAQSLPRFLLPRLSWTGPSGSITGASAALLQQARDSSNTPLSRQPPHKRTYHTSGPSKGTPTTIQKRSLTAHFRASPPCFSQNQGRPFSTTPSRQRDHHFDTLRFVQRLQEEGFTEEQAVAMMKVLNDVIEESIQNLTRTMVPREEAAKTTYTQKVDFAKLRSELLSADSTESNTTRAAHERLTNDIAKLGSRLRDEIGRTQASVRLDLNLEKGRIREEAVSQELKIKETETKIEQEVAALRQQLEQVKFQTLQWLMGVCTGFAALMLGAWRLLM; encoded by the exons ATGACGGCCGCACAATCCCTCCCgcgcttcctcctcccccggcttAGCTGGACCGGCCCAAGCGGCAGCATCACCGGAGCTTCGGCCGCGCTGCTCCAGCAAGccagagacagcagcaacacccccctttctcgacaaccacctcacaAGAGAACATACCACACCTCCGGCCCCTCAAAAGGGACACCTACTACTATCCAAAAGCGCAGTCTCACCGCGCACTTCCGCGCCAGCCCACCATGTTTCTCTCAGAACCAGGGACGACCCTTTTCCacgaccccctcccgccAGCGTGATCACCACTTTGACACCCTCCGCTTTGTCCAGCGGCTGCAGGAAGAAGGTTTCACGGAGGAGCAAGCAGTGGCCATGATGAAGGTTCTGAACGATGTTATTGAAGAGAG CATCCAAAACCTCACCCGTACCATGGTCCCCCGCGAAGAAGCAGCCAAAACAACCTACACCCAAAAAGTAGACTTTGCCAAGCTCCGCTCGGAGCTCCTGTCGGCCGACTCGACCGAGTCCAACACCACGCGGGCCGCGCACGAGAGGTTGACGAATGACATCGCCAAGCTGGGCTCGAGACTGCGGGACGAGATTGGTCGCACGCAGGCAAGCGTGAGGCTGGACTTGAacttggagaaggggaggataagggaggaggcggtgagTCAGGAGTTGAAGATTAAGGAGACGGAGACGAAGATTGAGCAGGAGGTTGCGGCGTTGAGGCAGCAGTTGGAGCAGGTCAAGTTTCAGACTTTGcagtggttgatgggggtATGCACGGGGTTTGCGGCGTTGATGTTGGGTGcttggaggttgttgatgtaa
- the NOP2 gene encoding rRNA (cytosine-C5-)-methyltransferase nop2 (COG:A; EggNog:ENOG503NVWP): MGVGRRMKKQGPPEPLSEAHFANLKRKKGIPVDDIPAEEHSSKKRRTASKKPEKAIKSATGTKGTGRQANGSKKTASAPSNGVKASKTKGKKAPEPQSDSDEEMNDEFDASDLEDEAGSDEELKLGSDFLGSDDDSVYDSDLDQDAGKKEKFVFSDDEDEDDDEREEKLTAANIEGLSRKLDQQREEEEAENEAELREDAMQTNIDGDKPHVLDSDDEDEDLAAKTKSLLAPDLQMLRTRITETIRVLEDFGELAEEGRDRAEYTNQLLKDVCAYYGYNEFLAEKLMNLFPPREAFAFFEANESARPVVIRTNTLRTHRRDLAQALINRGVTLEPVGKWSKVGLQVFDSNVPLGATPEYLAGHYILQAASSFLPVMALCPQENERCLDMASAPGGKTTHMAALMKNTGVIFANDPSKARAKGLIGNIHRLGVRNTIVCNYDAREFPRVMGGFDRVLLDAPCSGTGVIAKDPSVKTNRDEKDFQQLPHLQKQLILAAIDSVNHASKTGGYLVYSTCSVAVEENEQVVAYALSRRPNVRLVETGLPFGKEGFTSFMGKEFHPSLKLTRRYYPHLYNVDGFFVAKFQKIGPTPPNAVLANGKKDKAVTRNVDDDAMVIDKTPIATEEAGKEAKDDFGGFDDEQDADYIERAKRNAMRRRGLDPRALKKGEKKEKKGMKEETSEEEPTKEVTREKEAPKEKAEKAEAKSEKKEKKDKKDKKEKTKETLKVEKAEEKTTEKAKPKEKKEKVKAKK, encoded by the exons ATGGGTGTCGGCCGTCGCATGAAGAAACAGGGCCCTCCCGAGCCATTATCGGAAGCCCACTTCGCCAACTTGAAGCGCAAAAAGGGAATTCCAGTCGACGACATCCCCGCCGAAGAACACTCAAGCAAGAAGCGTCGCACAGCATCCAAGAAGCCCGAGAAGGCGATCAAAAGCGCCACAGGAACAAAGGGAACTGGGAGACAGGCCAATGGCTCTAAGAAGACAGCCAGCGCACCCAGCAATGGCGTGAAGGCCTCCAAGACAAAGGGCAAGAAGGCCCCAGAGCCTCAATCAGATTCCGACGAGGAGATGAATGATGAGTTCGATGCCTCCgacctcgaggatgaggctggtTCTGATGAGGAATTGAAGTTGGGATCTGACTTCCTTGGGTCGGATGATGACTCAGTCTACGATTCGGATCTGGATCAGGATGCaggcaagaaggagaagtttGTCTtctctgatgatgaagacgaggatgatgacgaaagAGAGGAGAAGCTCACTGCCGCCAATATCGAAGGTCTGTCGAGGAAACTGGATCAAcagagggaggaagaggaggccgaAAACGAAGCCGAGTTGCGCGAAGATGCCATGCAAACAAACATCGACGGCGACAAGCCCCATGTTCtcgacagcgacgacgaagacgaagacctggccgccaagaccaagagcTTGTTGGCCCCCGATCTCCAGATGTTGAGAACCAGGATAACAGAGACAATTCGGGTGCTTGAAGATTTCGGCGAGCTTGCTGAGGAGGGGCGAGACAGAGCCGAGTACACCAACCAGCTCTTGAAGGACGTTTGCGCCTACTATGGCTACAACGAGTTCCTGGCGGAGAAGCTGATGAATCTCTTCCCCCCCAGGGAAGCGTTTGCTTTCTTCGAGGCCAACGAAAGTGCCCGTCCTGTTGTCATCCGCACAAACACCCTTCGCACCCATCGTCGCGATCTCGCCCAGGCTTTGATCAACCGCGGTGTTACTTTGGAGCCAGTTGGAAAATGGTCCAAGGTCGGTCTGCAAGTTTTCGACTCCAACGTGCCTCTGGGTGCTACGCCCGAGTACCTCGCTGGTCATTACATCCTACAAGCCGCCTCCTCTTTCCTCCCCGTCATGGCCCTGTGCCCACAGGAGAACGAGCGCTGCCTGGATATGGCCTCTGCACCCGGTGGGAAAACTACGCATATGGCGGCGCTTATGAAGAACACTGGTGTTATCTTTGCCAACGATCCCAGCAAGGCTCGTGCCAAGGGTTTGATTGGTAACATTCACCGTCTTGGTGTCAGAAATACCATTGTCTGCAACTACGATGCCCGCGAGTTCCCTCGTGTTATGGGCGGGTTCGATAGAGTCTTGTTGGATGCCCCATGCTCGGGTACTGGTGTTATTGCCAAGGATCCGTCAGTCAAGACCAACAGAGACGAGAAGGACTTCCAGCAATTGCCACATCTTCAAAAGCAGCTGATCCTGGCTGCGATCGACTCGGTCAACCATGCCAGCAAGACCGGTGGCTACCTGGTCTACTCTACCTGCAGTGTCGCTGTTGAGGAAAA CGAACAAGTCGTCGCCTACGCTTTGAGCCGCCGCCCCAACGTCAGATTAGTCGAG ACTGGCTTGCCATTCGGTAAAGAAGGGTTCACCAGCTTCATGGGCAAGGAGTTCCACCCCAGTCTCAAGCTGACCCGCCGCTACTATCCTCACTTGTACAACGTCGACGGTTTCTTCGTAGCCAAGTTCCAGAAGATCGGCCCAACGCCTCCAAATGCTGTCCTTGCCAACGGCAAGAAGGATAAGGCTGTCACTCGCAACGTCGACGATGATGCCATGGTCATTGACAAGACCCCCATCGCTACCGAGGAGGCTGGCAAGGAGGCGAAGGATGACTTTGGTGGTTTCGATGACGAGCAGGATGCGGACTACATTGAGCGCGCGAAGCGCAACGCCATGAGGAGACGCGGTCTGGATCCTAgggcgttgaagaagggagagaagaaggagaagaaggggatgaaggaggagacgtccgaggaggagcctACGAAGGAAGTGAccagggagaaggaagcgcccaaggagaaggctgagaaggccgaggccaagtcggagaagaaggagaagaaggacaagaaggacaagaaggagaagaccaaggagaCACTCAAGGTcgagaaggcggaggagaagactACGGAGAAGGCGAaacccaaggagaagaaggagaaggtgaaggCTAAAAAGTAG
- the CHC1 gene encoding Clathrin heavy chain (COG:U; BUSCO:EOG092602BZ; EggNog:ENOG503NWB5), which translates to MAAPNLPIKFQELLQLSSLGVGPTAITFNTCTLESDSYICIRDKKDEASSPEVIIVDLKNGNNVIRRPIKADSAIMHWTRQVIALKAQSRTLQIFDLEQKQKLKSTQMSEDVAFWKWISETTLGLVTETSVYHWDVFDPTQAAPVKVFDRHSNLTNNQIINYRTSADGKWMAVVGISQQQGRVVGAMQLYSKDRGITQAIEGHAAAFGTIRLDGAPEDTKLFTFAVRTASGAKLHIVEIDHPETNPVFQKKAVDVFFPPEAGSDFPVALQVSQKYGIIYLITKYGFIHLYDLETATCIFMNRISGETIFTACGDSSSTGVVGINRKGQVLFVSADENKIVPYVLESHGTELALKLASRAGLPGADNLYQQRFEQLFSNGSYQEAAKVAANSPRGFLRTPQTIERFKRLPQQPGSMSHILQYFGMLLDKGALNQHETLELAQPVLAQNRKQLLAKWLEENKLECSEQLGDMVRPHDMPMALSIYLKGNVPNKVVAGFAELGQFDKILPYCTQTGYQPDFIQLLHHIVRVNPEKGAEFATALANNEGGSLVDLERVVDIFQSQGMVQQATAFLLDALKDNKPEQGHLQTRLLEMNLLNAPQVADAILGNDMFSHFDKAQIAKLCEQAGLFQKALELYEDPAAIKRVVVGIAGAPNFNPEWLIEYFGRLSVEQSIDCLDAMLKHNIRQNLQSVVQIATKYAELLGPQRLIDLLEKYKTAEGLYYFLGSIVNVTDDSEVVFKYIEAATKTGQIREVERICRDNSVYNPEKVKNFLKEAKLSEMLPLMVVCDRFNFVHDLVLYLYQHQQFKSIEVYVQQVNPSRTPGVIGGLLDVDCDENIIKNLLSTVNPVSIPIDELVQEVETRNRLKLLLPFLEATLAAGNQQQAVFNALAKIYIDSNNNPEKFLKENDQYDTLTVGKYCEKRDPNLAYIAYSKGQNDLELVNITNENAMYKAQARYLLERGDNDLWMFVLSENNLHRRSVVDQVISTAVPESTDPAKVSLAVQCFLSADLPAELIELLEKIVLEPSPFSDNPNLQNLLMFTAAKADKARVMDYIHRLDNFSADEISNVCIEVGLFEEAFEVFKKIDNKEAAVNVLVEHVVSIDRAQAYAEEVDIPQVWSRVAKAQLDGLRVSDSIESYIKAEDPKNYEEVIEIAVAAGKNEELIKYLRMARKTLRESAIDTALAFCYARLDQLAELEDFLRATNVANIEESGDKAYAEGFFEAAKIFYTSISNWAKLATTLVHLEDYQAAVDCARKANNIKVWREVHEACVGKKEFRLAQICGLNLIVDAEQLQALVKQYEREGYFDELISLLEQGLGLERAHMGMFTELGIALSKYHPERLMEHLKLFWSRMNLPKMIRACEEANLWPELVFCYYHYDEFDNAALAVMERPENSWEHQQFKEITVKVANLEIYYKAINFYLEQHPSLLTDLLQVLTPRIDVNRVVRMFQKSDNLPLIKPFLLNVQSQNKRTVNDAINDLLIEEEDYKTLRDSVENYDNYDAVELAGRLEKHDLVFFRQIAANIYRKNKRWEKSINLSKQDKLWKDAIETAAISGKTDVVEELLRYFVDIGNRECYVGMLYACYNLIRPDLILELSWRNGLHDFTMPYMINLLCQQTKELAALKADNEARKAKEAAEKTEDDNTPILGMNRLMITAGPAQGRASPASFGGQTNGFAPQPTGFGF; encoded by the exons ATGGCCGCGCCTAATCTACCCATCAAATTCCAGGAGCTGCTCCAGCTCAGCAGCCTGGGTGTTGGGCCAACTGCTATCACATTCAACACTTGC ACATTAGAATCAGACTCGTACATCTGCATCCGAGATAAGAAGGACGAAGCCTCTTCCCCCGAAGTCATCATCGTCGACCTCAAGAATGGCAACAATGTCATTCGCCGGCCCATCAAGGCTGACAGCGCCATCATGCACTGGACGCGTCAGGTCATCGCCCTCAAGGCCCAATCGCGAACACTGCAGATCTTCGACCTcgagcagaagcagaagctcAAGTCGACCCAGATGAGCGAGGACGTGGCCTTCTGGAAGTGGATCAGCGAGACCACGCTTGGCTTGGTGACAGAGACATCCGTCTATCATTGGGATGTTTTTGATCCGACCCAGGCGGCACCTGTCAAGGTGTTTGACCGCCACAGCAACCTCACAAATAACCAGATCATCAACTATCGGACGAGCGCTGATGGAAAGTGGATGGCCGTCGTTGGCATTTCGCAGCAACAAGGCCGCGTTGTTGGAGCCATGCAACTGTATTCGAAAGACCGCGGCATTACCCAGGCCATTGAAGGCCATGCCGCTGCCTTTGGCACTATTCGTCTCGACGGTGCCCCCGAGGACACCAAGCTGTTCACCTTCGCCGTGCGGACCGCCTCTGGAGCCAAACTTCACATCGTGGAAATTGACCACCCGGAAACGAATCCTGTCTTCCAGAAGAAGGCAGTTGATGTGTTCTTCCCGCCAGAGGCCGGCAGTGACTTCCCCGTTGCGCTTCAAGTGTCACAGAAGTATGGTATCATTTATTTGATCACCAAATACGGATTCATTCATCTCTACGACCTCGAAACTGCTACATGTATCTTCATGAACCGCATCTCGGGCGAGACCATCTTCACAGCTTGTGGCGACAGCAGTTCGACTGGTGTCGTCGGTATCAATCGCAAGGGTCAGGTACTCTTCGTTAGCGCCGATGAAAACAAGATCGTACCCTATGTGTTGGAAAGCCACGGCACCGAGCTGGCCCTCAAGCTGGCGTCGCGTGCTGGTCTGCCCGGTGCTGACAACCTCTATCAGCAACGGTTCGAGCAGCTGTTCAGCAACGGAAGCTACCAGGAGGCTGCTAAGGTCGCCGCCAACTCGCCCCGTGGTTTCCTGCGGACACCCCAGACGATAGAGCGTTTCAAGCGGCTTCCGCAGCAGCCTGGCTCCATGTCGCACATCTTGCAATATTTCGGCATGCTTCTTGACAAGGGTGCTCTGAACCAGCACGAAACCCTTGAGCTTGCTCAACCCGTGCTTGCCCAGAACCGGAAACAGCTCCTGGCGAAGTGGCTGGAAGAGAACAAGCTCGAGTGCTCCGAGCAACTTGGTGACATGGTCCGCCCGCATGATATGCCCATGGCCCTCAGCATCTACCTGAAGGGCAATGTGCCCAACAAGGTTGTCGCTGGCTTTGCCGAGTTGGGACAGTTTGATAAGATTCTCCCCTACTGCACTCAGACTGGCTATCAACCAGACTTTATTCAACTTTTGCACCACATCGTCCGCGTGAACCCAGAGAAGGGTGCCGAGTTCGCGACAGCACTCGCCAACAATGAAGGGGGCTCGCTTGTTGACCTCGAGCGCGTCGTGGATATCTTCCAATCGCAGGGCATGGTGCAGCAGGCTACCGCTTTCCTTCTCGATGCTCTCAAGGACAACAAGCCTGAGCAAGGCCATCTCCAGACCCGCCTCTTGGAGATGAACCTTCTCAATGCCCCCCAGGTTGCTGATGCTATCCTCGGCAACGACATGTTCTCCCACTTCGACAAAGCGCAGATTGCCAAGTTGTGCGAGCAAGCGGGATTGTTCCAAAAGGCTCTGGAGCTCTACGAGGACCCCGCAGCCATCAAGCGTGTTGTCGTAGGCATTGCCGGGGCGCCAAACTTCAACCCCGAGTGGCTGATTGAGTACTTCGGTCGCCTTTCTGTCGAGCAATCCATTGACTGCCTCGATGCTATGTTGAAGCACAATATCCGCCAAAACCTCCAGTCCGTTGTGCAGATTGCCACCAAGTATGCCGAGCTTCTCGGGCCCCAGCGTCTTATTGACCTGCTTGAGAAGTACAAGACCGCCGAAGGTCTTTACTACTTCCTTGGTAGCATTGTCAACGTTACCGATGATTCTGAGGTTGTCTTCAAGTACATCGAGGCTGCTACCAAGACGGGTCAGATCCGCGAGGTTGAGCGCATTTGCCGTGACAACAGCGTCTACAACCCAGAGAAGGTCAAGAACTTCTTGAAGGAGGCCAAGCTCAGCGAGATGCTTCCACTCATGGTGGTGTGCGATCGTTTCAACTTTGTACACGACTTGGTCCTCTACTTgtaccagcaccagcagttCAAGTCCATCGAGGTGTATGTGCAGCAAGTCAACCCTTCGAGGACTCCCGGTGTTATTGGCGGCTTGTTGGATGTCGACTGCGATGagaacatcatcaagaaccTTCTCAGCACAGTCAACCCAGTATCTATCCCCATCGATGAGCTTGTCCAGGAGGTCGAGACCCGCAACCGTCTCAAGTTgcttcttcccttcctcgAGGCGACCCTGGCTGCTGGCAATCAGCAGCAGGCAGTGTTCAACGCTTTGGCCAAGATTTACATCGACTCCAACAACAATCCTGAGAAGTTCCTCAAGGAGAACGACCAGTACGACACCCTCACTGTCGGAAAGTACTGCGAGAAGCGCGATCCCAACCTCGCCTACATTGCCTATAGCAAGGGCCAGAACGACCTTGAgctcgtcaacatcaccaacgagAACGCCATGTACAAGGCCCAGGCCAGGTACCTGCTTGAACGTGGTGATAATGACCTCTGGATGTTCGTTCTCAGCGAgaacaacctccaccgccgttCCGTAGTCGACCAAGTCATCTCGACCGCTGTTCCCGAGTCGACGGATCCCGCCAAGGTTTCTCTTGCGGTTCAATGTTTCCTAAGCGCTGATCTTCCAGCTGAGCTCATTGAGCTGCTCGAGAAGATTGTCTTGGAGCCATCACCCTTCAGTGACAACCCGAACTTGCAGAATTTGCTCATGTTCACTGCTGCCAAGGCTGACAAGGCCCGCGTGATGGATTACATCCATCGTCTTGACAACTTCTCCGCGGATGAGATTTCTAATGTCTGCATTGAGGTTGGTCTGTTCGAGGAAGCTTTCGAGGTTTTCAAGAAGATCGACAATAAGGAGGCGGCTGTCAACGTACTCGTTGAGCATGTGGTTAGCATCGATCGTGCTCAGGCTTatgccgaggaggtcgacATCCCTCAGGTTTGGAGCAGAGTCGCCAAGGCTCAGCTTGACGGTCTCCGTGTCAGCGACTCGATCGAGTCTTATATCAAGGCGGAGGACCCCAAGAACTACGAGGAAGTTATTGAGATCGCTGTGGCTGCTGGCAAGAATGAGGAGCTCATCAAGTACCTGCGCATGGCCCGCAAGACCCTTCGCGAGTCTGCCATTGATACTGCTCTTGCCTTTTGCTATGCTCGCCTTGATCAACttgccgagctcgaggacTTCCTGCGGGCTACTAATGTCGCCAACATTGAAGAATCCGGAGACAAGGCTTACGCCGAGGGCTTCTtcgaggcggccaagatctTCTATACCAGCATTTCCAACTGGGCGAAGTTGGCTACCACATTGGTACATCTTGAGGATTACCAAGCTGCTGTTGACTGCGCgcgcaaggccaacaacatcaaggtCTGGAGAGAAGTCCATGAGGCTTGCGTTGGCAAGAAGGAGTTCCGTCTGGCCCAGATCTGCGGTCTCAACCTTATCGTTGATGCTGAGCAGCTTCAGGCTTTGGTTAAGCAGTATGAGCGTGAGGGCTACTTTGACGAGCTCATCAGTCTTCTTGAGCAAGGTCTTGGCTTGGAGCGTGCCCACATGGGTATGTTCACCGAGCTTGGCATTGCCCTTTCCAAGTACCACCCTGAGCGGTTGATGGAGCACCTCAAGCTCTTCTGGAGCAGAATGAACCTGCCCAAGATGATCCGTGCTTGCGAGGAGGCCAACCTCTGGCCTGAGCTGGTCTTCTGCTACTACCACTATGATGAATTCGACAACGCTGCTCTTGCGGTTATGGAGCGGCCGGAAAACTCCTGGGAGCACCAGCAGTTCAAGGAGATCACCGTCAAGGTTGCCAACCTTGAGATCTACTACAAGGCCATCAACTTTTACCTTGAGCAGCATCCTTCGCTCCTTACCGACCTTCTCCAGGTCCTCACTCCTCGCATCGATGTCAACCGTGTTGTCCGCATGTTCCAGAAGTCCGACAACTTGCCTCTGATCAAGCCATTCTTGCTCAACGTTCAGTCGCAGAACAAGCGCACTGTTAACGATGCCATCAACGATCTTCtgatcgaggaggaggactaCAAGACTCTCCGCGACTCTGTCGAGAACTACGACAACTATGACGCTGTCGAGCTCGCCGGCCGCCTCGAGAAGCACgatctcgtcttcttccgCCAAATTGCCGCTAACATCTACCGCAAGAATAAGCGCTGGGAGAAGTCGATCAACCTGTCCAAGCAGGACAAGTTGTGGAAGGATGCCATTGAGACTGCTGCCATCTCTGGCAAGACCGATGTTGTCGAGGAGCTTCTCCGTTAT TTTGTCGACATTGGCAACAGGGAGTGCTACGTCGGCATGCTTTATGCCTGCTACAACCTCATCCGCCCCGATCTTATCCTGGAGCTCTCTTGGCGCAACGGCCTCCATGACTTCACTATGCCGTATATGatcaacctcctctgccAGCAAACCAAGGAGTTGGCCGCCCTCAAGGCTGACAACGAGGCacgcaaggccaaggaggctgccgagaaGACCGAGGATgacaacacccccatcctgGGCATGAACCGCCTCATGATCACCGCTGGTCCCGCTCAAGGCCGGGCCTCTCCCGCGTCTTTTGGCGGACAAACCAACGGATTTGCGCCCCAACCTACCGGTTTCGGATTCTAG